Proteins from a single region of Elusimicrobia bacterium HGW-Elusimicrobia-1:
- the ilvE gene encoding branched-chain-amino-acid transaminase: protein MKIYLDGKLVEKENARISVFDHGLLYGDGVFEGIRAYHGRVFMLKEHIRRLFDSARAITLDTHLTADEFENIVLDTLRANNLKNAYIRLVVTRGPGDLGLDPYKCPMPTIFCITDKIKLYPEEFYKNGLEIVIVSTRRNIPQAINPCIKSLNYLNNILAKIEAVRSGVPEAILLNAEGYVAECTGDNIFICKDNTVITPPTWAGALDGITRRTVMKIAADKLGVAVKEDLMTPYHLYTADECFLTGTAAEVIPVTKIDSRVIGDGCPGKITAALIKEFHELTRTSGVPI, encoded by the coding sequence ATGAAGATTTATCTCGACGGCAAACTCGTTGAAAAAGAAAACGCCAGAATATCCGTATTCGATCACGGCCTCCTTTACGGCGACGGAGTATTCGAAGGAATCCGCGCTTATCACGGCAGGGTTTTTATGCTCAAGGAGCACATCCGACGGCTGTTTGATTCCGCCAGGGCGATAACACTCGACACTCACCTCACGGCCGATGAATTTGAGAATATCGTGCTCGACACTTTGCGCGCCAACAATCTTAAAAACGCTTACATTCGCCTGGTAGTAACGCGCGGCCCCGGCGATTTGGGGCTGGATCCCTACAAGTGTCCCATGCCGACAATATTCTGTATAACCGACAAAATAAAACTTTACCCCGAGGAGTTCTACAAAAACGGATTGGAGATAGTCATAGTTTCTACCCGCCGGAATATTCCTCAGGCGATAAACCCGTGCATAAAATCTCTGAACTATCTTAATAATATTCTGGCCAAGATAGAAGCCGTGCGCTCCGGCGTTCCCGAGGCGATTCTTCTTAACGCCGAGGGCTACGTGGCGGAATGCACCGGCGACAATATTTTCATCTGCAAGGATAATACGGTAATAACGCCGCCCACCTGGGCGGGAGCCCTCGACGGCATAACGCGCAGGACGGTTATGAAAATAGCGGCCGATAAACTCGGTGTCGCCGTCAAGGAAGATCTTATGACGCCGTATCATCTTTATACGGCCGACGAGTGTTTCCTGACGGGCACCGCCGCGGAAGTCATACCGGTCACTAAAATAGATTCCCGCGTGATCGGCGACGGCTGTCCGGGAAAAATTACCGCCGCGCTCATAAAAGAATTTCACGAACTCACCCGGACGTCGGGCGTGCCCATCTGA